Proteins from one Brevibacillus humidisoli genomic window:
- a CDS encoding GNAT family N-acetyltransferase codes for MCAHFQTDRPVRFLEGNQVYLRPIGLDDTELYFRMLFHDETRRLTGTQKSFTKEQIYRYIEGKGHDTSSLLLLIALRETDEVIGDIALQSIDPANRSANIRIAINDDRHQGKGYGREALLLLLDYGFGILNLHRIELNVFSYNKRAAHVYEKLGFQREGVQRDALYYNHEYHDSILMSILEDEYRALHGKKTPS; via the coding sequence ATGTGTGCTCATTTTCAAACCGACAGGCCCGTACGATTTCTGGAAGGGAACCAGGTCTATTTGCGCCCGATCGGCCTGGACGACACAGAACTCTACTTCCGGATGTTGTTTCACGACGAAACCAGGCGGTTGACGGGGACGCAGAAATCTTTTACGAAAGAACAGATCTACCGATATATTGAGGGAAAGGGACACGATACGTCCAGCTTGTTGCTGCTGATCGCACTCCGGGAGACAGACGAGGTGATCGGCGACATCGCCCTGCAAAGCATCGATCCAGCCAACCGCAGCGCCAACATCCGGATCGCGATCAACGACGATCGCCACCAGGGCAAAGGCTATGGCAGAGAGGCACTGCTGCTGCTATTAGACTACGGGTTTGGCATCCTGAACCTGCACCGAATCGAGCTAAACGTCTTTTCCTACAACAAGCGAGCCGCTCATGTCTATGAAAAACTCGGCTTTCAACGAGAAGGCGTGCAGCGGGATGCACTCTACTACAACCACGAGTACCACGATTCGATCTTGATGAGCATTCTGGAGGATGAATACCGGGCGCTGCACGGCAAAAAGACGCCTTCGTAA
- a CDS encoding IS1182 family transposase, which translates to MLNKQQAEGRYQISAFSLDELVPKDHLVRKIENAIDFSFIYDLVESLYCHDNGRPSVDPVVLVKIALIQYLFGIRSMRQTIKEIETNVAYRWFIGYDFSQPIPHFTTLGKNYVRRFRNTQLFESIFLRILEEAVHHGFVKPDVLFIDATHVKASANKHKYVKEIVEEQAKKYQELLDEEINQDRIAHGKKPLEKKTETSKKEVKVSTTDPDCGLFVKGEKERVFAYSFHTACDRNGFVLGAKVTPGNVHDSQVFEDVLNQVRQTFEQPQAVAVDSGYKTPYISKTLIDDQIRPVMPYTRPRTKEGFFKKYEYVYDEYFDCYICPNEQILTYETTNKDGYRIYRSNSQVCRSCPFLKQCTESKDYTKRVSRHIWADYLEEVDHLRHTEENKQIYSQRKETIERVFADMKEKHGMRWTTLRGLEKVTMQAMLVFAAMNLKKMATWLWKSGRQKVKDQNTFGIFIKLLNKRPLLFVQRGSLSAI; encoded by the coding sequence ATGCTTAATAAGCAACAGGCCGAAGGCCGTTATCAGATATCTGCATTCTCGTTAGATGAGTTGGTGCCAAAAGATCATCTCGTACGAAAAATCGAAAATGCAATCGACTTTTCATTCATCTATGACTTAGTGGAAAGCCTCTACTGTCATGACAACGGCAGACCCAGTGTTGACCCTGTAGTCTTAGTCAAAATTGCTCTCATCCAATATCTTTTTGGTATTCGTTCCATGCGGCAAACGATTAAAGAGATCGAAACCAATGTTGCCTATCGGTGGTTCATTGGCTATGACTTCAGTCAGCCCATTCCCCATTTCACGACCCTAGGCAAGAACTATGTTCGCCGTTTTCGGAATACTCAACTCTTCGAGTCGATCTTCCTTCGAATATTGGAAGAGGCGGTACATCATGGATTCGTGAAGCCTGACGTGCTTTTCATCGATGCTACGCATGTAAAAGCCAGTGCGAATAAGCATAAATACGTGAAAGAAATCGTTGAAGAACAAGCCAAGAAATATCAAGAGCTACTGGACGAAGAAATCAATCAGGATCGTATTGCACATGGAAAGAAGCCCCTTGAAAAAAAGACAGAAACTTCGAAGAAGGAGGTGAAGGTCAGCACAACTGACCCGGATTGCGGATTGTTTGTAAAGGGGGAAAAGGAACGTGTATTTGCCTATAGTTTTCATACGGCATGTGATCGAAATGGATTTGTGCTTGGCGCAAAGGTAACGCCAGGCAATGTGCATGACAGTCAGGTTTTTGAGGATGTTTTGAATCAAGTGCGACAGACGTTCGAACAACCTCAGGCTGTGGCGGTGGACTCCGGATACAAGACGCCTTACATCAGTAAAACACTGATTGATGACCAGATTCGCCCCGTTATGCCCTACACAAGACCACGCACCAAAGAAGGTTTTTTTAAAAAGTACGAATATGTGTATGATGAATATTTCGACTGCTACATCTGCCCGAACGAGCAAATCTTAACATATGAGACAACAAACAAGGATGGGTACCGTATCTATCGATCAAATTCTCAAGTTTGCCGAAGTTGTCCGTTTTTGAAACAATGCACGGAAAGTAAAGACTACACAAAGAGAGTGAGTCGCCACATCTGGGCTGATTACCTCGAAGAGGTAGACCACCTCCGGCATACCGAGGAAAACAAACAGATCTATAGCCAACGGAAAGAAACGATTGAACGTGTATTCGCTGATATGAAGGAAAAGCATGGCATGCGTTGGACGACCTTACGAGGACTGGAGAAGGTCACGATGCAGGCGATGCTTGTTTTCGCTGCCATGAACTTAAAAAAAATGGCGACCTGGCTATGGAAATCAGGTCGCCAAAAGGTGAAGGATCAAAACACCTTCGGTATTTTCATCAAATTATTAAACAAACGCCCTCTGCTGTTCGTTCAGCGAGGGAGTTTGTCTGCAATCTGA
- a CDS encoding LexA family protein gives MNYYQLLKHYIEQSGLSHREISRQCKARGTPVSQAYISQIVKRDVPPASDEVNRVIATVTGGDPEALIIAAYKEKAPVQIRELLDQADSITSLINKCIDSLVDAMVDESGYVDNLYRDLLISGLIENGMVIEDEEQFMKYGYQAKSFLKSLDIEAKLKIFTMVVDSSLGTSPKQGEPAIRKADRPKATHRRSHAILRVPVLRRIHAKQPNPLMEERNIVTWIELANYGDYQDGELFFLTVQDDSMAGSRICNGDKVLVKIQPTVENGEIAVVNIDEQDALLRRIKKVDSDLVLLYPDNPHYKPLVTHHRNVRICGKVIQVRFNPS, from the coding sequence ATGAACTATTATCAACTGCTAAAGCATTACATCGAACAGAGTGGTTTATCGCATCGAGAAATATCGAGGCAGTGCAAAGCGCGAGGAACACCCGTATCTCAGGCGTATATCAGCCAGATCGTCAAACGGGATGTACCTCCCGCCTCTGATGAAGTAAACCGCGTGATAGCGACGGTGACCGGAGGTGATCCGGAAGCCTTGATCATTGCGGCCTACAAAGAGAAAGCCCCTGTACAGATTCGAGAACTGTTGGATCAAGCAGACAGTATCACGTCCCTGATCAACAAGTGTATTGACTCCCTGGTGGATGCGATGGTAGACGAGTCTGGCTATGTGGACAACCTCTACCGGGATCTATTGATCAGCGGTTTGATTGAGAACGGTATGGTGATTGAAGATGAGGAACAGTTTATGAAGTACGGCTACCAAGCGAAATCATTTCTCAAATCACTCGATATTGAAGCAAAGTTGAAAATCTTTACGATGGTGGTCGACTCCTCTCTGGGAACCAGTCCCAAACAGGGAGAACCAGCGATCAGAAAAGCGGATAGGCCAAAAGCCACCCACAGACGGTCTCACGCCATCCTGCGAGTCCCGGTGCTGCGACGAATTCATGCCAAACAGCCCAACCCGCTCATGGAGGAACGAAATATCGTCACCTGGATCGAACTGGCCAACTATGGCGATTATCAGGACGGAGAGTTGTTTTTTCTAACGGTGCAGGATGATTCCATGGCGGGCAGTCGCATATGCAACGGTGACAAGGTACTGGTCAAGATTCAGCCAACCGTTGAAAACGGAGAAATTGCAGTGGTCAATATCGACGAACAAGATGCGCTGCTGAGAAGAATCAAGAAAGTGGACAGCGACCTCGTGCTGCTCTATCCGGACAACCCTCACTATAAACCGCTTGTCACCCATCACCGCAACGTTCGCATTTGCGGCAAGGTAATCCAAGTACGCTTCAATCCGTCGTAA
- a CDS encoding AIR synthase related protein → MRKRTRFRDLTVIDYLEKRLVIACDSSGAIGDKQHDVVKVDPYILGRFLVRVPLMELLSVGAVPLTVCNTLSVEMEPTGRSIIAGIFDEMRQIGMEPEAALNGSTEDNIPTVQTGAGVTVIGEADRLMDKSMAGDVLCCIGYPKVGQEVGLEDPDICDLLAIKRLREMDGIHEIVPVGSKGIRYELEELLKRNQLTLLGEQVDLPLEKSGGPGTCVIVTARADVQQWRDVLGQPVTVLGVLKN, encoded by the coding sequence ATGCGTAAACGGACTCGATTTCGTGATTTGACGGTCATCGACTACCTGGAGAAACGGCTGGTGATCGCCTGTGACTCGAGCGGAGCCATCGGGGACAAGCAGCATGACGTGGTCAAAGTTGATCCATACATACTCGGCAGATTTCTGGTCCGTGTCCCGCTGATGGAGCTGCTCTCTGTTGGAGCGGTGCCGTTGACTGTGTGCAACACACTAAGCGTTGAGATGGAGCCGACGGGACGCAGCATTATCGCAGGAATCTTCGACGAGATGAGGCAGATCGGGATGGAGCCAGAGGCAGCCCTAAACGGCAGTACGGAGGATAATATCCCGACTGTGCAGACCGGAGCCGGCGTCACCGTGATTGGCGAGGCCGACCGCCTTATGGACAAAAGCATGGCTGGTGACGTGCTTTGCTGCATCGGGTACCCGAAAGTGGGACAGGAAGTTGGACTGGAGGATCCGGATATTTGTGATTTGCTTGCCATCAAACGATTGCGGGAGATGGACGGGATTCATGAGATCGTGCCGGTTGGTTCCAAGGGTATCCGCTATGAACTGGAGGAGCTGCTCAAACGGAATCAACTCACCCTGTTGGGTGAGCAGGTGGATCTGCCGCTGGAGAAAAGCGGAGGGCCGGGTACCTGCGTGATCGTCACGGCGAGGGCGGACGTGCAACAGTGGAGAGATGTGTTGGGTCAACCGGTTACCGTGCTGGGTGTCCTCAAAAACTGA
- a CDS encoding helix-turn-helix domain-containing protein — protein MSLGKRLKQIRTEKGYTLQDLAERSQVSRSMLSQIERDQKNPTVNVLCQIAEALDVTVSQMLGQDEVRDVILIRNQEKPYVKDEETGFQRVLLSPAFPSKGIEFVLNILPEGASTGSFPPHKQNVKEYIYLAEGKLQVTLGERQTYVLEPGDTLYFEADVAHRMDNIGAGDCKYFLVIDSYRQDNK, from the coding sequence TTGTCCTTAGGCAAGCGATTGAAACAGATTCGAACAGAGAAAGGGTATACCCTCCAGGACCTGGCCGAACGTTCCCAGGTAAGCCGTTCCATGCTGTCGCAGATTGAGCGGGATCAAAAAAACCCGACGGTCAATGTGCTGTGTCAGATCGCGGAAGCACTGGACGTCACCGTATCACAGATGCTGGGGCAAGACGAAGTGAGAGATGTTATCTTGATTCGAAATCAGGAAAAACCGTATGTGAAGGATGAGGAGACAGGCTTTCAGCGAGTCCTGCTCTCTCCCGCTTTTCCCTCCAAGGGCATTGAGTTTGTGCTGAATATCCTGCCTGAGGGCGCGAGCACCGGTAGCTTTCCGCCCCACAAACAAAACGTCAAAGAATATATCTATCTAGCCGAAGGAAAGCTGCAAGTGACGCTGGGCGAGCGGCAAACCTATGTATTGGAACCAGGGGATACGCTTTACTTCGAGGCAGACGTAGCTCATCGCATGGACAATATCGGGGCTGGCGACTGCAAGTATTTTCTGGTGATAGATTCGTATAGGCAAGATAACAAGTAG
- a CDS encoding DNA alkylation repair protein — translation MADTFKDKYNRPFLEQFASVVRQEYPAFDTARFLVLIYDERWEQEQLKQRIRHISTALRQTLPASYRDAVSILSAIAPHCRGVEYLFFPDFVEAYGLDDWAVSIPALERFTPFSSAEFAVRPYIVQDPERMMAQMMDWASHPDHHVRRLASEGCRPRLPWAMALDMFKADPAPIVPILERLKRDSSAYVQKSVANNLNDLSKDHPERVKQLAREWYGENPHTDWIVKHGCRGLLRKGDPEVLSLFGFALSPDVTVSGLRLARERLSIGDSLSFSFAVRANTALPQRLRVEYGIDFVKANGTTSRKLFKVTENTYDSAERRYERIHHFKDLTTRKHYPGKHRLSIIINGKELTQSDFYLTR, via the coding sequence ATGGCTGACACTTTTAAGGATAAGTACAATCGGCCGTTTTTGGAGCAGTTTGCTTCCGTGGTCCGACAAGAATATCCGGCATTTGATACAGCGCGCTTTCTGGTGTTGATCTACGACGAGCGCTGGGAGCAGGAACAACTGAAACAACGCATCCGCCACATCAGTACGGCGCTGCGACAGACGCTGCCGGCTTCCTACCGCGATGCTGTATCGATCTTGTCTGCGATTGCCCCCCACTGCAGAGGAGTGGAATACCTGTTTTTCCCCGATTTCGTCGAGGCGTATGGGCTTGACGATTGGGCGGTTTCCATTCCCGCATTGGAGCGGTTTACGCCGTTTTCCAGTGCTGAGTTTGCCGTGCGCCCATATATCGTACAAGATCCTGAAAGAATGATGGCGCAGATGATGGATTGGGCCAGCCACCCGGATCATCACGTCAGACGACTGGCCAGCGAGGGCTGCCGTCCTCGGCTGCCGTGGGCGATGGCCCTGGACATGTTTAAAGCTGATCCCGCGCCCATCGTCCCCATCTTGGAGCGGCTGAAGCGGGATTCGTCTGCGTATGTGCAAAAAAGTGTGGCTAACAACCTGAATGATCTGTCCAAGGATCACCCTGAGAGGGTGAAACAACTGGCCCGCGAGTGGTATGGAGAGAATCCACATACCGATTGGATCGTCAAACACGGCTGCCGCGGTCTGCTGCGCAAGGGTGATCCAGAGGTGCTCTCCCTGTTTGGCTTTGCGCTTTCACCGGACGTGACAGTAAGCGGCTTGAGACTGGCTAGGGAGAGGCTGTCGATTGGCGATTCGCTCAGCTTTTCGTTTGCGGTCCGTGCCAATACTGCTTTGCCTCAGCGGCTGCGGGTCGAGTACGGGATTGATTTTGTCAAGGCAAACGGCACTACGTCGCGAAAGCTGTTTAAGGTGACGGAGAACACATATGACTCGGCCGAGCGGCGATACGAACGAATCCACCACTTCAAGGATCTGACAACCCGGAAGCATTATCCAGGCAAGCATCGGCTTTCTATTATTATAAATGGAAAAGAACTGACGCAAAGCGATTTTTACCTTACTCGCTGA
- a CDS encoding helix-turn-helix transcriptional regulator: MSKARRLIELMITVNTKRKFTVKELADEFGVSKRTILRDLQELSEAGIPLYSEVGASGGYQILKEKMLPPISFSEEEAVAMFFAYQSLQYYSSLPFESESISALKKFFHYLPSQVKQRINELQGRITFWTPARNLPVPHLNELLNHAIEQQIVMIRYHSATETRERDIQPIGVYAMNGLWYSPAHCFSAGEIRVFRVDRIEQLSLAADQSRKVDFSADTIQKYLEAEETAGTLPLVVKLNRQGVKRCESEPWLSQSLVVYPDGTGLLQMKMRPDYLPWAARFFLSCGTDAIVEEQEPLRNQMREMITALHASYNQS; the protein is encoded by the coding sequence ATGTCAAAAGCGAGACGTTTGATCGAACTGATGATAACCGTCAATACAAAACGAAAGTTTACAGTCAAGGAATTGGCTGATGAATTCGGCGTGTCCAAACGAACGATCCTCCGCGATTTGCAGGAGCTCTCAGAAGCAGGCATTCCGTTGTACTCCGAGGTTGGCGCAAGCGGCGGCTACCAAATACTGAAAGAAAAAATGCTTCCGCCCATCTCCTTCTCCGAAGAGGAAGCGGTGGCCATGTTCTTTGCTTATCAATCGTTGCAGTATTATTCCTCCCTCCCCTTTGAATCGGAGTCCATCTCAGCGCTAAAAAAGTTTTTTCACTATTTGCCCAGCCAGGTGAAACAGCGGATAAACGAACTGCAAGGGCGGATTACCTTCTGGACCCCTGCCCGCAACCTGCCCGTCCCTCATTTGAACGAGTTGCTGAACCACGCGATCGAACAACAGATCGTCATGATCCGCTACCACTCCGCCACGGAAACCAGGGAGCGGGACATCCAACCGATCGGCGTATACGCGATGAACGGTCTCTGGTACTCTCCCGCTCACTGCTTTTCAGCCGGGGAGATACGGGTGTTTCGGGTAGACCGCATCGAACAACTCTCACTAGCTGCCGACCAATCGCGAAAAGTAGATTTTTCTGCTGACACCATCCAAAAGTACCTGGAGGCAGAAGAGACCGCTGGTACCTTGCCGCTGGTAGTGAAACTGAACCGGCAAGGCGTAAAGCGATGCGAGTCTGAACCCTGGCTCTCCCAGTCGCTTGTCGTTTACCCGGATGGTACTGGTCTGTTGCAAATGAAGATGCGGCCCGATTATCTGCCATGGGCGGCCCGCTTCTTCCTGAGCTGCGGTACGGATGCGATCGTGGAAGAACAGGAACCGCTGCGTAACCAGATGAGAGAGATGATCACTGCGCTGCACGCGAGCTACAACCAGTCCTAA
- a CDS encoding L-lactate permease encodes MLLFCLALLPIGCVLFVLFVLKQSAWRAGMIGCLLTIAVSLFVPVFHLDPQQLTVPVVKGALTSTIVAYVILFGIFLFHLMSEAGVIQSIASLISQSTRDPLRQVLILAVAFSPLVESSSGFGIAMVVVAPILIALGFDRFKAVLISLVSLSAVPWGTLAMGTVIGANLVDMPAQQLGTGSALLSIPTFLYFAFLAVWIAGGWSGVKSKWGETLVVSGTFGLSVWLINRYVSVELAGVFGSLAALAVEFVRIRLKPDVLTAVGSVGPSEVSVTIDDERYSTVRTFSPYLFLIGLLLLTRIVPPIEAWLQSVWVVELPAYRFSFAVLHSPGLYLALTCLFCIVVFKIGKPLVRKCALQTGKQALPVILSTLFFIDMAEIMTAAGMTELIANTTAAALGTSFLILSPVIGGLGGFLTGSNTGSNAMLINLQVLTAQKLGIPPDVIAYGQNTSSSHLIMASPSRVLLGATVGHVQNRESELLRTTTWIGAGTISIVIIGVLSLYVMCCR; translated from the coding sequence ATGCTTCTGTTTTGTCTGGCTTTACTGCCGATTGGATGCGTGTTGTTTGTGCTGTTTGTGCTCAAGCAGTCAGCCTGGAGGGCGGGAATGATTGGCTGTCTGCTGACGATTGCTGTCAGCTTGTTTGTGCCGGTGTTTCATCTTGATCCGCAGCAGTTGACCGTACCCGTTGTGAAAGGTGCGCTAACTTCCACGATTGTAGCATATGTGATTCTGTTTGGCATTTTCCTCTTTCATCTGATGAGTGAAGCAGGTGTGATCCAATCGATTGCCTCGCTGATTTCCCAATCGACGCGGGACCCGCTGCGGCAGGTGCTAATCCTGGCCGTTGCCTTTTCGCCGTTAGTGGAATCGTCCAGCGGCTTCGGCATTGCGATGGTGGTTGTTGCTCCGATTCTGATCGCACTCGGTTTCGATCGGTTCAAGGCCGTGCTGATCTCCTTGGTCAGTTTGAGTGCGGTGCCATGGGGGACGTTGGCGATGGGAACGGTGATTGGCGCCAACCTGGTCGATATGCCGGCGCAGCAATTAGGTACGGGCAGCGCGCTGCTGTCGATCCCGACGTTTCTCTACTTTGCCTTTCTGGCGGTGTGGATTGCCGGGGGATGGTCAGGGGTGAAGAGCAAGTGGGGCGAGACGTTGGTTGTCAGCGGCACATTTGGCCTGTCTGTCTGGCTGATCAATCGCTACGTCAGTGTGGAACTGGCCGGGGTGTTTGGTTCCCTGGCTGCGCTAGCCGTTGAGTTTGTCAGGATTCGCTTGAAACCTGATGTCTTGACTGCAGTTGGAAGCGTCGGGCCATCTGAAGTCTCCGTGACGATCGATGATGAGCGATATAGTACGGTACGAACCTTTAGTCCGTACCTGTTTCTGATCGGGCTGCTGCTGTTGACGCGGATCGTTCCGCCGATAGAGGCATGGCTGCAGTCGGTTTGGGTGGTGGAACTGCCTGCCTATCGCTTTTCCTTTGCCGTGCTTCACTCACCGGGCCTGTACCTGGCGCTTACCTGCCTCTTTTGCATCGTGGTGTTCAAAATAGGCAAGCCGTTGGTGCGAAAGTGCGCCTTGCAGACAGGAAAGCAGGCACTTCCTGTAATCTTGTCCACCCTGTTCTTCATCGACATGGCCGAAATCATGACAGCCGCCGGGATGACCGAACTGATCGCCAATACGACGGCTGCTGCATTGGGTACATCTTTTCTGATTTTATCACCCGTGATCGGGGGCCTGGGGGGATTTTTGACCGGCAGCAACACCGGGTCTAATGCGATGCTGATCAACCTGCAGGTGTTGACCGCGCAAAAGCTGGGCATACCGCCGGACGTGATCGCGTATGGGCAAAACACCAGTTCCTCCCATCTGATCATGGCTTCCCCGTCACGCGTACTGTTGGGGGCAACCGTGGGTCATGTACAGAACAGGGAGAGCGAATTGCTGCGAACGACCACATGGATTGGAGCGGGCACGATCAGTATCGTCATCATCGGCGTGCTCTCGCTGTACGTGATGTGCTGCCGTTAG
- a CDS encoding carboxymuconolactone decarboxylase family protein yields MWLWIRSILFKKRPRLPGLLRIRLCYYERIGLINRVGRSSSGYRWYSEREIATVAMLTVLGREPQLRVHLQAAFNVGLTTEELEEISC; encoded by the coding sequence ATGTGGCTATGGATAAGAAGTATTCTATTCAAGAAGCGGCCGCGATTACCGGGCTTACTGCGCATACGCTTGTGTTATTACGAGCGCATCGGTCTGATCAACCGCGTTGGGCGTTCATCCTCCGGTTATCGATGGTACAGCGAGAGGGAGATTGCGACGGTTGCGATGCTGACAGTCCTCGGCAGAGAGCCGCAGCTACGGGTTCATCTGCAAGCAGCGTTTAACGTGGGATTGACGACGGAGGAACTGGAGGAAATCAGCTGTTAA
- a CDS encoding copper amine oxidase N-terminal domain-containing protein translates to MSKQKHAALAALLALGLTLPAALVGATEMNTDQAMTEVSEMNEMTDMTKMNDMTKMNDVTKMNDMTKMNDMQMLVPLRPAAESLGYEVMWNQADRSITLTYKGKMMDMAADDMQDDMAAPELMKERHQVKLMIGSTTINDKSTDIMYAPVLQNDMTYISKAFVEMYLKQPMMN, encoded by the coding sequence ATGAGCAAACAGAAACATGCTGCTCTAGCCGCCCTGCTGGCACTCGGGCTTACGCTGCCTGCCGCATTGGTGGGCGCCACGGAAATGAACACAGACCAAGCGATGACGGAGGTGAGTGAGATGAATGAGATGACTGACATGACCAAGATGAACGACATGACCAAGATGAACGACGTGACCAAGATGAACGACATGACCAAGATGAACGACATGCAGATGCTCGTCCCCTTGCGCCCAGCAGCAGAGTCGCTTGGTTATGAAGTGATGTGGAACCAAGCGGACCGTTCCATAACCCTTACCTACAAAGGAAAGATGATGGATATGGCCGCAGATGACATGCAGGATGACATGGCGGCCCCGGAGCTGATGAAAGAGAGGCACCAGGTAAAACTGATGATCGGCAGCACGACGATCAATGACAAGTCAACAGACATCATGTACGCTCCTGTCCTGCAAAACGACATGACCTACATCAGCAAAGCATTTGTCGAGATGTATCTGAAACAACCGATGATGAATTGA
- a CDS encoding ECF transporter S component, translated as MNIAQPRIKTISMLALFIGLSVIGSMIKLPSPFGTVALDSAPAFVAALLISPASGAVVGFFGHLATSMNMGFPLSILIHLYIAVQMAGISWVIGYLGSRGKLLAALILGSLLNGVAAPALLIPFDGFGQAFFLAMLLPLAAGAVINLSLTGLIVKAIGRKWNA; from the coding sequence ATGAACATCGCTCAGCCGCGTATCAAGACGATCTCCATGCTTGCTTTGTTTATAGGACTCTCTGTGATTGGCAGCATGATCAAGCTGCCATCCCCTTTTGGAACGGTAGCGTTGGATTCAGCTCCGGCCTTTGTCGCCGCGTTATTGATCTCACCTGCTTCTGGAGCCGTCGTCGGGTTTTTCGGTCACCTGGCAACTTCAATGAACATGGGGTTTCCGCTGTCCATACTCATCCATCTGTATATCGCTGTGCAAATGGCGGGGATCAGTTGGGTGATCGGGTATCTGGGCAGCAGGGGGAAGCTGCTGGCTGCGCTGATTCTGGGCTCGCTGTTGAACGGAGTAGCCGCTCCTGCGCTGCTCATCCCATTTGACGGTTTTGGACAAGCTTTCTTCCTGGCTATGCTGCTTCCTCTGGCCGCAGGAGCGGTGATTAATCTCTCGCTGACCGGATTGATCGTGAAAGCCATCGGGAGAAAGTGGAATGCGTAA
- a CDS encoding HD-GYP domain-containing protein — protein MKEVSVWSLCSGDVLAKPIYSPTGNILLGEGKIITEQQIKRLKKLNIKTAYIKELEPEKVVQPNTPGSLKHGPERTYADAERIYTDTEQTIDHKLVSDTVTGFLDSHHVKGLIAFSHIEDTFRQSYRKIFREIVSSPFILDQLVALYKKDLFVFHHSLKVAVTSGIVGLAQKYDYQQLLELTIGALLYDIGMTKLSEHLVKSTGPLTQWERTELEVHTIYGYQILTSHREVPKAAALCALQHHERFDGTGYPYQLKESQIHPYAQIVAICDVYNALTSPRHYRSAYTHHEAIEYLYAAGNKYFDVTLIKTFLKHICVYPVECKVLLSNGKIGVVASMDLDTLHRPVVKVIREPDGTPIDSPYEIDLKKNVDVVIVNAL, from the coding sequence GTGAAAGAAGTCAGCGTCTGGAGCTTGTGCAGTGGTGACGTCCTCGCTAAGCCGATCTATTCTCCGACGGGGAATATATTGCTGGGAGAGGGTAAAATCATTACAGAGCAGCAGATTAAACGGCTCAAAAAACTGAATATTAAAACCGCTTATATTAAGGAATTAGAACCGGAGAAGGTAGTCCAACCGAACACACCTGGATCCTTGAAGCACGGTCCGGAGCGGACGTATGCCGATGCCGAACGGATCTATACGGATACCGAGCAGACGATTGACCACAAGTTGGTTAGCGATACGGTAACCGGATTTCTTGATTCGCACCATGTAAAAGGGTTGATCGCCTTTTCCCACATTGAAGATACATTCCGTCAGTCCTATCGGAAAATTTTTAGAGAGATTGTATCCAGTCCGTTCATCCTAGATCAACTGGTAGCCCTTTACAAAAAGGATCTCTTTGTGTTTCATCATTCGCTGAAAGTGGCGGTTACGAGCGGCATCGTCGGTCTCGCCCAGAAGTACGACTATCAGCAGCTGCTGGAGCTGACGATTGGGGCCTTGCTGTACGATATCGGTATGACCAAGCTGTCGGAGCATCTGGTCAAAAGCACGGGCCCGTTGACTCAATGGGAGCGGACGGAGTTGGAGGTTCATACGATTTATGGATACCAGATTCTGACCAGCCACAGAGAGGTTCCAAAGGCAGCCGCCTTATGCGCTTTGCAGCACCATGAACGCTTTGATGGAACGGGTTATCCTTATCAGCTGAAAGAATCACAGATCCACCCCTACGCTCAGATCGTTGCCATCTGCGATGTGTATAATGCGCTAACCTCTCCACGTCATTACCGCAGCGCCTATACTCATCACGAAGCGATTGAGTATTTGTATGCAGCGGGCAATAAATACTTTGACGTCACACTGATTAAAACGTTCCTTAAGCATATTTGTGTCTATCCGGTGGAATGCAAGGTTCTGCTCAGCAATGGAAAGATCGGAGTGGTCGCCTCCATGGATCTGGATACGCTTCATCGTCCGGTGGTAAAAGTGATCCGGGAGCCCGACGGCACCCCGATCGACAGTCCGTATGAGATTGATTTGAAGAAAAATGTGGATGTTGTGATTGTGAATGCGCTGTGA